The following are encoded together in the Kribbella sp. CA-293567 genome:
- a CDS encoding aminotransferase-like domain-containing protein: MNDSSSVARLVAALRDELDRYSEGEKIPSSRALITQYQVSPVTVSRAIAALAAEGLVSSQPGAGVFKAAVRRRAAAGDVSWQEVALSADPPHSALDVGPRTADAAGVLATLTSPPPEVIDLNGGYLNVVLQPERALAAALARAGRRPGTWSRPPVEGVTELREWFARDIGGLSGSLDASDVLITAGAQSALTTALRALAAPGSPVLVESPTYPGMLAVARAAGLRPVPVPVDADGVRTDLLEDAFAATRARVFVCQPLFHNPTATVLSPQRRTEVRDIARAAGAFVIEDDFARRLVHSDTPPLPQALAADDPDGVVVHVRSLTKAASPSLRIGALTARGPAFERLRAIQAVDSLFVPRPLQETALELVGSPAWTRHLRNLADALRDRRTTLLKALSQTLPDLLPATTPRGGYHLWLRLPDGSNERAIAANALRHGVAVSSGTPYFTAEAPAPYLRLSYVSTPGTTHLTEGIHRLHQALTSLQELRPEASDRRR; the protein is encoded by the coding sequence ATGAACGACAGTAGCAGTGTGGCGCGTCTGGTCGCGGCGTTGCGCGACGAGCTGGACCGCTACTCGGAAGGGGAGAAGATTCCGTCGAGCAGGGCGCTCATCACGCAGTACCAGGTCAGCCCGGTGACGGTCTCTCGGGCGATCGCTGCACTCGCTGCCGAAGGGCTGGTCAGCTCTCAGCCGGGCGCCGGCGTCTTCAAGGCAGCTGTACGCCGCAGAGCCGCTGCTGGCGATGTCTCCTGGCAAGAGGTCGCCTTGAGCGCCGACCCACCTCACTCCGCGCTAGATGTCGGTCCCCGTACTGCGGACGCGGCCGGAGTGCTCGCCACCCTCACCTCCCCGCCACCGGAGGTGATCGACCTCAATGGCGGCTACCTCAACGTAGTACTCCAACCAGAGCGCGCTCTTGCCGCTGCGCTGGCCAGGGCCGGTCGCAGGCCCGGCACCTGGTCGCGGCCGCCGGTTGAGGGAGTCACTGAGCTGCGGGAGTGGTTCGCACGCGACATCGGCGGACTGTCCGGTTCGCTGGACGCGTCCGACGTACTGATCACTGCGGGGGCCCAGAGCGCCTTGACTACAGCACTGCGTGCCCTGGCTGCGCCTGGGTCGCCAGTACTCGTGGAGTCGCCCACCTACCCCGGCATGCTCGCTGTCGCTCGTGCCGCCGGGCTGCGGCCTGTCCCAGTGCCGGTGGACGCTGACGGCGTACGGACAGACCTGCTGGAGGACGCCTTCGCCGCCACTCGTGCACGAGTCTTCGTCTGCCAGCCGCTCTTCCACAACCCGACAGCGACGGTGCTGTCGCCGCAGCGGCGTACTGAGGTGCGGGACATCGCCAGAGCAGCGGGGGCCTTCGTCATCGAAGACGACTTCGCTCGTCGGCTGGTTCACTCGGACACGCCGCCACTGCCGCAGGCGCTTGCGGCAGACGACCCGGACGGTGTTGTGGTCCATGTGCGGTCGCTGACCAAGGCGGCTTCTCCCAGCCTTCGCATCGGAGCCTTGACCGCTCGGGGTCCTGCCTTCGAGCGGCTACGCGCGATACAGGCCGTCGACAGCCTCTTCGTGCCCAGGCCGTTGCAGGAAACAGCACTTGAGTTGGTCGGCTCTCCAGCCTGGACCCGCCACCTCCGCAACCTCGCCGACGCGCTGCGCGACCGCCGTACGACGCTGCTGAAAGCCCTGAGCCAAACCCTGCCCGACCTGCTTCCGGCTACCACGCCCCGAGGCGGCTACCACCTCTGGCTACGGCTGCCCGACGGATCGAACGAACGAGCCATCGCTGCCAACGCCTTGCGCCACGGCGTCGCCGTCTCCTCCGGTACGCCGTACTTCACCGCCGAAGCGCCGG
- a CDS encoding DMT family transporter codes for MTAQDSATLPTAITVRTGTLLATLGVVAFSLSFPATVWALDGFGPWTSTGVRGSLAGLLAAICLFVARVPVPGREHWPGLLTVAGGCVIGFPLLTTLALQTSSTAHSAVVIGILPLATAVCSAFLTGRRPSPVFWAAACAGAAAVAAFTLLQSHGLPTLGDAYLFGALLLCAAGYAQGGRLASHIPGWQVIAWGVVAALPVSAAVAALALPHEPVHLTSKAVAGMAYIAAISQFGGFMAWYRGMALIGVPKASQLQLAQPLMTLAWAVLLMGEHLSPLALVTALVVLACIATTQRSRA; via the coding sequence ATGACAGCACAAGATAGCGCTACTCTCCCGACCGCGATAACAGTGCGCACCGGCACGCTGCTCGCTACGCTCGGAGTCGTCGCCTTCTCGCTCAGCTTCCCGGCGACTGTCTGGGCGTTGGACGGATTCGGGCCGTGGACGTCGACCGGCGTACGGGGGTCGCTTGCTGGGCTTCTCGCCGCGATCTGTCTGTTCGTGGCTCGGGTGCCGGTGCCTGGGCGCGAGCACTGGCCAGGTCTGCTCACAGTGGCCGGCGGCTGCGTAATCGGCTTCCCGCTGCTGACCACACTCGCACTGCAGACCTCCTCGACCGCGCACTCAGCCGTAGTGATCGGCATCCTGCCGCTGGCGACTGCTGTCTGCTCTGCGTTCTTGACCGGCCGACGGCCATCCCCTGTCTTCTGGGCAGCCGCCTGCGCCGGGGCGGCAGCCGTCGCCGCCTTCACCTTGCTACAGAGCCACGGCCTGCCGACTCTCGGCGACGCCTATCTTTTCGGCGCACTACTACTCTGCGCGGCCGGCTACGCCCAAGGCGGCCGCCTTGCCTCCCACATCCCCGGCTGGCAGGTCATCGCCTGGGGCGTAGTCGCCGCACTCCCGGTATCCGCCGCCGTCGCCGCCCTGGCTCTCCCCCACGAACCGGTGCACCTGACGAGCAAGGCAGTAGCCGGTATGGCGTACATCGCCGCCATCTCCCAATTCGGCGGCTTCATGGCGTGGTACCGCGGCATGGCCCTCATCGGCGTCCCCAAAGCCAGCCAACTCCAACTGGCCCAACCCCTCATGACCCTGGCCTGGGCAGTCCTCCTGATGGGCGAGCACCTCTCGCCGCTCGCACTGGTCACCGCTCTCGTCGTACTCGCTTGCATCGCCACCACCCAACGCAGCCGCGCGTAG
- a CDS encoding acyltransferase, producing MAELREQLVVWLRKWRWYQRNELPWNRGRIHWELMRRGAFARWPLHGNVLEALRDGRLEVGAEVMFEPNVWITMGDEARVRIGPGTFLNVAVMVAAFELVEIGSHCMLANGCFVTDANHRFDDPNRPVPWQGFDSKGPTRIGDNVWLGANVVVTSGVTIGERCVIGANSVVTQDIPPYSVAAGAPAKVLRPITYPDADAGSTATP from the coding sequence GTGGCGGAGCTTCGGGAGCAGTTGGTGGTGTGGCTGCGGAAGTGGCGTTGGTACCAGCGGAACGAGCTGCCGTGGAACCGCGGGCGGATCCACTGGGAACTGATGCGTCGCGGGGCGTTCGCTCGGTGGCCGCTGCACGGGAACGTCCTGGAGGCCTTGCGGGACGGGCGGCTCGAGGTCGGGGCCGAGGTGATGTTCGAGCCGAACGTGTGGATCACGATGGGCGACGAGGCCCGGGTGCGGATCGGGCCGGGGACCTTTCTCAACGTCGCGGTGATGGTCGCGGCGTTCGAGCTGGTCGAGATCGGATCGCACTGCATGCTGGCCAACGGCTGTTTCGTGACGGACGCCAACCACCGGTTCGACGACCCGAACCGCCCGGTGCCTTGGCAGGGGTTCGATTCCAAGGGCCCGACCCGGATCGGCGACAACGTCTGGCTGGGCGCGAACGTGGTCGTCACCAGCGGCGTGACGATCGGCGAGAGGTGCGTGATCGGCGCCAACAGCGTCGTCACCCAGGACATCCCGCCGTACTCCGTCGCCGCGGGCGCCCCGGCCAAGGTCCTCCGACCGATCACCTACCCGGACGCCGACGCGGGGTCGACGGCTACTCCGTGA
- a CDS encoding riboflavin synthase yields the protein MFTGRIEHSATVSEVGEDFVRVRIDPGIRLAVGGAVCLDGVRLTMQSAQRGELVATVTDETRRRTTLDRITAGSSVHFELPLATGDRIDGHLVQGHVDGVGKVLRIDDEPAGRRVWIKPGERLLARLVAKSSVALNGVSLTVAEVLKDRFSLVLVPHTLQRTNLATLAAGDRVNLESDLLTRMARDGQGPALLKAIAKLPWAGHLSGPAGVQKVVAQLADGGGVVVWDPTLEGEGDVVFAAERFRPQSMTFLLTQVFGHTTVPCAPEVLDRLEIPRMPGAGDRQGTLMHVPVDLASSPGTGVSAADRAATIRRLAASDAVPGDFLRPGHVFPLAARPGLLSERKGHTEATVALCTAAGLAPVGVCCEVMRPDGAMADAVDLEQFALRWELPMIDVDDLARWL from the coding sequence ATGTTCACAGGAAGAATCGAGCACTCCGCCACCGTTTCCGAGGTCGGCGAGGACTTCGTCCGGGTCAGGATCGATCCCGGCATCCGGCTGGCCGTCGGCGGGGCCGTCTGTCTGGACGGCGTCCGGCTGACGATGCAGTCGGCGCAGCGCGGTGAGCTGGTGGCGACCGTCACCGACGAGACCCGCCGCCGGACCACCCTGGACCGGATCACCGCCGGCAGTTCGGTCCACTTCGAGTTGCCGCTCGCGACCGGTGACCGGATCGACGGGCACCTGGTCCAGGGACACGTCGACGGGGTCGGCAAGGTGCTCCGGATCGATGACGAACCGGCCGGCCGGCGGGTCTGGATCAAACCGGGTGAGCGGCTGCTGGCGCGGCTGGTCGCGAAATCCTCGGTGGCGCTGAACGGGGTCAGCCTGACCGTGGCCGAGGTGCTCAAGGACCGGTTCTCGCTGGTACTGGTTCCGCATACGCTGCAGCGGACCAACCTGGCCACCCTGGCTGCCGGCGACCGGGTCAACCTGGAGAGCGATCTCTTGACCCGGATGGCTCGTGACGGTCAGGGCCCCGCCCTGCTGAAGGCGATCGCCAAGCTGCCCTGGGCGGGGCACCTGAGCGGACCGGCCGGAGTACAGAAGGTGGTCGCCCAACTGGCCGACGGCGGTGGAGTGGTCGTGTGGGATCCCACCTTGGAAGGCGAAGGAGATGTCGTTTTCGCGGCCGAGAGGTTCCGGCCTCAGTCGATGACCTTCCTGCTCACTCAGGTGTTCGGTCACACGACGGTTCCGTGTGCTCCGGAGGTGCTGGATCGCTTGGAGATTCCTCGGATGCCCGGCGCCGGAGACCGGCAGGGGACGCTGATGCATGTTCCGGTGGATCTGGCTTCGTCGCCCGGAACCGGGGTGAGTGCCGCGGATCGCGCCGCGACGATTCGCCGGCTGGCCGCGAGCGACGCCGTACCGGGTGACTTTCTGCGTCCCGGCCATGTGTTCCCACTGGCTGCCCGGCCGGGACTGCTGAGCGAGCGGAAAGGTCATACCGAGGCAACCGTCGCCCTGTGTACGGCGGCCGGCCTCGCCCCGGTCGGGGTTTGCTGCGAGGTGATGCGGCCCGACGGGGCGATGGCCGACGCGGTCGACCTGGAGCAGTTCGCACTGCGCTGGGAACTGCCGATGATCGACGTCGACGACCTGGCCCGGTGGCTGTGA